Part of the Serinus canaria isolate serCan28SL12 chromosome 1, serCan2020, whole genome shotgun sequence genome is shown below.
GAAAAACATATATCTGAGGTGCATTTTCGTAGTAATCTCTTTTAGGCAATTGTACAAAGGCTACATAGTGCCTCTGGAGACTTCATTATATTTGTGCATTATGGATAATTACTGAGTATAAAAGATATACTCAAGATTACTGGCAGCCTGCATAGGTACTTAAGTGACAGTATTCAGAGGTCCTTTCTGAACTCAGAAAATATCCAACCTGGGAGTTGCATCTTTTTGCATAGAGcacttctttcctcttctctcatGTAAGATGGTGCTGACTGTGGTAATTCTTATGAAAGTTCAAACAGCAAGAGAATCcaataaggaaaatattcagcTTCATAGTTTATCcgtgcatttattttctttcttttattttttttttttggtattagTTTTTACAAAATTCACAACAGCTCCCTACATTGAAAAGAGCTACATAGGAGCCTTGTAAAAATGCCTGACACACAAGAAATATAGAGAGCTTTTAGAAATACTCCCACTGATGGGGAAGGGGACAGGCATTGGGAGGGGGAAGGCAGTGAAAGCTCAGCATGCAGCTGTAGAGGAGGGGAGGATTAACAGTTCAGGGTTTGGTTCCTTTAGTTCCTTtaccctgcctgctgcctgcctctcctttttccttctgttgctCTCTCGTGCTTTGCCATTTTCAGCTCTCCTCTGATTTCCTCCACCCGCCCCCTTTTTCATAGAGTACTCCTGAAAACAAAGCTGTAACCAGTGATTCCTTgaattttcccttctgttccaGCATGTATATATCCAAGAGGGCATTGAGAAAACACTTTGACCCCCGTGAGTATCCCAGGGAGACGTACCTGCTGTGCGAGCTGAAGTGGCGTGGGGGTGCCAGGTCTTGGAAGCACTGGGTCAGGAATGAGGATGACAATTACCATGCAGAGCAGTACTTCCTGGAGGAAATCTTTGAGCCAAGAAGCTACAATACCTGTGACATGACCTGGTACCTGTCCTACAGCCCCTGTTGGAAGTGCTGCCAGGTGATTGAGGGTTTCCTGGAGGAGCAGCGCAATGTGAACATCGACATACGCGTGGCACGGCTCTACTATGTAAAGGATCCGAGAAACTGCATGGCCCTCAGGGAGCTTAGAAGGTTCCAGGGAGTGAGGATTACAGCCATGGAAGCTGAAGGCAAGGTTTCCCCTGCTTTGTGGGACAGGGGAGGGGTGAGCTGGTGAACTTTGTGCATGAGTGAATTGGGTATGGGCTTGCTTCTATGGTGCACTGTGTctgctcagcttctctggggGCACAACCATCACCATGCAGTGAATGAGAGTCACATCCCAAAAAAAGGTGTTTAAGCAGTGCAGGAGAAGAGGGGCAGGACCCTTAGCAACCAGATCTGTatgaaaattctcttttgtttaGAGCTACCATCCTTACGTCGCTCCTGAGGGAATGGGGGATATGGTCCTTCTCTCTTGTCCTAAATGCAGTTGCTGGGAGAGGACTGGCTGAAGAGCTCCTCTGCAGtgaagggagagaagaaaattgcCCAGGGTGAAAGGCATTGGTTCCAGATATGGAGTGGACAGCATCCATCAGCTGACCTATCCATGGCCAAGCTGTCTCTTATGGACACAAGGAAGAGCTTAAGAAGTCTTGCTCCCTGAGCTTCTCTGGTATCTGAATAAACTcagattaattattttgcttctgtttctcCAGACTATGATTACTGTTGGGACACCTTTATACAGCCAGATGTCAACTATGATTTCTCGCCCAAGAAGTTTAAATCAGAGATTCAGAGGAATCGTGTCAAGCTCGAAGATATCTTTCAGGTCAGTACACTCTGAGAGACAGAGGGGATCACATGAAATGATCTGCACTCTGGGGCAACTGAGCTGTAAAGAGCAGGAAAGAAGCCCTTGTTCACATCTAGCTCTAGTTGGACTGTAAAGAGTCCGACTAGACTCTTTAAGCTTTTGGCTTTTGAGAAAAGGAATGTACTAAATCATGGGAACTATCCTGTCCCACTGGGAGAGAAGCACTGTGGATATTTTTCCATCATATTGATGCCATCttggtttttgcctttttttcttttatatgttCTCTGTATTCTTCACACATATATTTGGAGCTCTGTAGcctatttttgtattttagctGGTTTTCTCAGTACTTTTCTGTGCCCTTTCTTTGCAGTCCATACTTCCAGGcaggaagacaaaacaaattccagagctctAAGTCCCAGGGGTACAAGGCCTCCTATCTTGGTTCTTCCTGGGAGCCAAGGTTGAGAACAAGGTCTTTgagacacattttcataaacaaataCAGCTAGTAGCAAGGGAGGGCTCCAGAGAAGGAGCTTGACCTAGGGGGAGTTGCATTACCACTTGTCCTCCTAACTGCGGCTTTTTatcaattatgctaatttcctAAAACCAGTCAAAACTATATTCACCTCGTGTGGGGGGGCTTTTGTGGATATTTTCCATAACTGCCCCTGGAGGCCTCCaaataaaaatccacttttATATTACCTCCTATACCAAAATTATctcagatttcattttcaggtTGAAAAAGGCAACGATATTATGAAGGAAAAGCTatgcagttttttttcctttgggttcCAGGGTGGGAAATTCCTTGATTTTTACCTGGCACTCCAGTCTCATCTCAGAAACCCTCCACCAGATTCCTTTTTAACCTGGATCTGAGCATGGGCTTCAGTTTGCCAGATGGTGCTACTCAGCCCCTTTCTCTCAATGTCTGCAGTGGTCTGACACCCCCCAGTTACTGGGCCCCTGCATACTTCATTCAAGTCCCTTCCAGATTCCATTCAGTAACTTCTGTGGCTGGTTGGGAGGGTACAGTCTCTGTGAGATGAGAAAAGCTGTTCAAAACAGAATGCTTGCACCCTGGGAAAATTCAGCCTTTGCTTCTGTCTTGAGGCAGACCTCCTgaaaggcaggagagagaaaggTGTGTTCAACAAGAGTGCTGAAAGTTTGTGGCCCTGGAGACAAGGCACTTTGCTTGGGTGAACAGGTCCACATCCTTGGCTGGGAAGGactgtattttagaaaaaaaatctagcaaaACTAATATGAGTGCTTCAACATTTTGATTTCAATGTATTAGAATTTTCTGACAAATGCTGTTTTTAGTGAAGGAGAGTGAAAGAAATCTGTGGCTATGTGGGTTATTGGTTATTTGGGAAATCCATTTTGTATGCCATATGTGGAAAAGTAACATCTTGGGCTACTACAACTAATAGCCTGCTTCTGCTATGTCCATTGCAAATCACAGCAAGTTCAAAGTGCAGTTGGAGGATCTAAATGTCAtacttccatttccattttagGGTCTTCATTTGTAGAAGCAAAGAATCAAAGAATATCTCAAGTTGAAAGGGACCCAAAACAACATGACTAAAATCATCATCCATCTTATAAACAGTTATGTAGTAGTTGGTTTTCACTATCATTTGTTTGGTTTAATTATAAAATTCTAACTGTTTTTAGATATTTAGTGTAAATCTCAGATTGCTTTTACGTATGGTGAAATTTGTAATTGCTTGTGGGCAAtgtaaaaatgggaaataatgcttttaaaagatgTAAGTGGGCTTGCAAAAGGTGTATTTTAGGATATGATTATTGTTGCAAAATGTATAGAAAAAATCCAAGATAGCATAAGTGAAGAGCAGAAGACCATAAAGGAAGAGCACCAAGCTTAAAATGGCATCAGAAGAACACCCTAGACTGCTGATGTCTGCAACAATTGAATTGTGCAAACGTTGCAAAACTCTGGAGCAAGATTGTAGTCAACCAGCCCaaaataaatctgcaaaatCTTCTGAGGAAGTAATCCAACTGTTACAGCATAAAAGACTGCAGACAGAAGAGGTGGGAGTGCCTGGCTGTGGCCATGCACCCAGCCTACACTGTAAGTTTTGCTTTGTGATTATCCCCTATTATCATTTCCTAAAACTCTTAAAGACTTGAGAGGAGTGGGTGTAGTTTCTGACATCagtgaagaatcttttcctgatgtccagGCTGCACATCCACGAATGCAGCTTCATTCCATTGACACCAGTCCTCTCACTGATCAGTGGTCTCAGGATTACATAAACTCCAGGATTACCCCGTCCCAAGTGGAGAATGCAGCACTTGCTCTTGTCATATTTCATACCATTGGTGactgctcagctcctcagtatccagatctctctgcagggcctcttCACCCTCAA
Proteins encoded:
- the LOC103812485 gene encoding C->U-editing enzyme APOBEC-1-like isoform X1 produces the protein MYRRKTRGMYISKRALRKHFDPREYPRETYLLCELKWRGGARSWKHWVRNEDDNYHAEQYFLEEIFEPRSYNTCDMTWYLSYSPCWKCCQVIEGFLEEQRNVNIDIRVARLYYVKDPRNCMALRELRRFQGVRITAMEAEDYDYCWDTFIQPDVNYDFSPKKFKSEIQRNRVKLEDIFQGLHL
- the LOC103812485 gene encoding C->U-editing enzyme APOBEC-1-like isoform X2 — protein: MCDSMYISKRALRKHFDPREYPRETYLLCELKWRGGARSWKHWVRNEDDNYHAEQYFLEEIFEPRSYNTCDMTWYLSYSPCWKCCQVIEGFLEEQRNVNIDIRVARLYYVKDPRNCMALRELRRFQGVRITAMEAEDYDYCWDTFIQPDVNYDFSPKKFKSEIQRNRVKLEDIFQGLHL
- the LOC103812485 gene encoding C->U-editing enzyme APOBEC-1-like isoform X3, with product MYISKRALRKHFDPREYPRETYLLCELKWRGGARSWKHWVRNEDDNYHAEQYFLEEIFEPRSYNTCDMTWYLSYSPCWKCCQVIEGFLEEQRNVNIDIRVARLYYVKDPRNCMALRELRRFQGVRITAMEAEDYDYCWDTFIQPDVNYDFSPKKFKSEIQRNRVKLEDIFQGLHL